A genomic window from Terriglobia bacterium includes:
- the nifS gene encoding cysteine desulfurase NifS, with product MKRVYMDYNATTPVEPGVLEAMLPYFSAEYGNAASIHSFGQKARAAVESAREAVAALIGARPQEIVFTSGGTESDNHAIFGMAQPLLAMRSSSASLADFSPHIVTTAIEHEAVLNTCQALEKQGVAVTYLAVDGAGRVDPPAVRRALRPETALITVMHANNELGTIQPLEEIGKIAAGGDVYFHTDAVQSAGKIPVDVERLGVDLLSLSGHKFYAPKGVGALYIRRGTRLRQLLYGGRHQHGFRPGTENVPGIVGLGKAAEMARAALAEDARRVGALRDRLERGLLERVPQARVNGGGAARTPNTTNILFPGVEGEALVIALDLKGLACSTGAACSSGALEPSHVLTAIGLPAEEARASLRFSLGRHTTEAEVDFALEVVPAAVAQLRELSPRYGKSGQAL from the coding sequence ATGAAGCGGGTTTACATGGATTACAACGCCACCACCCCGGTCGAGCCGGGGGTGCTCGAGGCGATGCTGCCCTACTTCTCCGCGGAGTACGGGAATGCCGCATCCATCCACAGCTTTGGGCAGAAGGCCCGGGCGGCGGTGGAGTCGGCGCGGGAAGCGGTGGCGGCGCTGATCGGCGCGCGCCCGCAGGAGATCGTCTTTACCAGCGGGGGGACAGAGTCGGACAATCACGCGATTTTTGGGATGGCACAGCCGCTTCTGGCGATGCGTTCGTCCTCTGCTTCTCTCGCTGATTTTTCTCCCCACATCGTGACGACCGCCATCGAGCACGAAGCGGTCCTGAACACCTGCCAGGCGCTGGAAAAGCAGGGCGTGGCGGTAACCTATCTGGCCGTGGATGGCGCGGGGCGCGTGGACCCCCCGGCGGTGCGCCGGGCGTTGCGGCCGGAGACGGCGCTGATCACGGTAATGCACGCCAACAATGAACTGGGCACCATTCAGCCGCTCGAAGAGATTGGCAAGATCGCAGCCGGGGGGGATGTGTACTTCCATACGGATGCGGTGCAGAGCGCGGGCAAGATTCCGGTGGACGTGGAGCGGCTGGGCGTGGACCTGCTCTCGCTTTCGGGGCACAAATTCTATGCGCCGAAGGGCGTGGGCGCGCTGTACATCCGGCGGGGGACGCGGCTGCGGCAGCTGCTTTACGGCGGGCGGCACCAGCACGGCTTCCGGCCGGGGACGGAAAACGTGCCGGGGATCGTGGGGCTGGGCAAAGCGGCGGAGATGGCGCGCGCGGCGCTGGCGGAAGACGCGCGGCGGGTGGGCGCGCTGCGCGACCGGCTGGAGCGCGGGCTACTGGAGCGGGTGCCGCAGGCGCGGGTGAATGGAGGCGGCGCGGCACGCACTCCGAATACCACGAACATCCTATTCCCCGGGGTGGAGGGCGAGGCGCTGGTGATTGCGCTGGACCTGAAGGGGCTGGCGTGCTCGACGGGGGCGGCGTGCTCTTCCGGGGCGCTGGAGCCGTCGCATGTGCTCACGGCGATCGGTTTGCCGGCCGAAGAGGCGCGGGCGAGTTTGCGCTTCAGCCTGGGGCGGCACACGACCGAGGCGGAGGTCGATTTCGCGCTTGAAGTGGTACCCGCGGCGGTGGCGCAGTTGCGGGAGTTGTCGCCACGGTATGGCAAATCCGGGCAAGCCCTGTAG
- a CDS encoding menaquinone biosynthesis decarboxylase, whose product MAYRDLREFVHKLEKAGELKRITVEVDPVLEITEVTDRVTRANGPALLFEKPKGSRYPVLINAFGSLRRMELAFEVEKLDEIAARIRGFLDMQSPQGLFDKLKMLPKLAELGSFFPKTVKSGPCKEVIKHGKDVNLNEFPILKCWPQDGGRFITFPLVFTKNPENGKRNVGMYRMQVYDERTTGMHWQTQKHGAEHFRRAQAKDPQGRIPVAVAIGSDPSTALAGMLPIPPDMDEMMFAGFLRREPVEMVACETCDLEVPANSEIVLEGYVSLNEMRVEGPFGDHTGFYSLEGDYPVFHVECITHRIDPVYLTTIVGPPPQEDYWMGYAVERIFLPVMKMQYPEIVDVAMPAEGIFHNLMIVAIRKSYPGHARKIMNAIWSLGQAMFTKVIVVVDHDVNVHDAREVTWKALCALDPERDVQFVLGPVDTLDHAARMQDYGSKMGIDATRKWAAEGFARPWPDEIRMDEATKARIRALWMSFGFKG is encoded by the coding sequence GTGGCCTATCGCGATTTGCGGGAGTTCGTCCACAAGCTGGAGAAGGCAGGAGAGCTGAAGCGCATCACCGTGGAGGTGGACCCGGTCCTGGAGATCACCGAGGTCACTGACCGCGTGACGCGGGCCAACGGCCCGGCGCTGCTTTTCGAGAAGCCCAAAGGCTCGCGCTATCCCGTGCTGATCAATGCCTTCGGCAGCTTGCGGCGGATGGAGCTGGCTTTCGAGGTGGAGAAGCTGGATGAGATTGCGGCGCGTATCCGCGGCTTTCTGGATATGCAGTCGCCGCAGGGACTCTTTGACAAGCTTAAGATGCTGCCGAAGCTGGCCGAGCTGGGGTCCTTCTTCCCGAAGACAGTGAAGTCCGGGCCGTGCAAGGAAGTAATCAAGCACGGCAAGGACGTCAATCTCAACGAATTCCCGATCCTGAAGTGCTGGCCGCAGGATGGCGGGCGCTTTATCACCTTTCCGCTGGTATTCACCAAGAATCCGGAAAACGGCAAGCGCAACGTGGGCATGTACCGCATGCAGGTATATGACGAGCGCACCACGGGCATGCACTGGCAGACACAGAAGCACGGCGCCGAGCATTTCCGCCGGGCGCAGGCCAAGGATCCCCAGGGACGCATTCCCGTAGCGGTGGCCATCGGCTCGGACCCCTCCACGGCGCTGGCGGGCATGCTGCCGATTCCGCCGGATATGGATGAAATGATGTTCGCGGGCTTTCTGCGGCGCGAGCCGGTGGAGATGGTAGCCTGCGAAACCTGCGACCTGGAAGTGCCAGCCAACTCGGAGATCGTCCTGGAAGGCTACGTCAGCTTGAACGAGATGCGCGTGGAAGGGCCCTTTGGCGACCATACCGGATTTTATTCACTGGAAGGGGATTACCCGGTCTTCCACGTGGAGTGCATCACCCACCGCATAGACCCCGTCTACCTGACTACCATCGTGGGCCCGCCGCCGCAAGAGGACTACTGGATGGGCTACGCCGTGGAGCGCATCTTCCTGCCGGTAATGAAGATGCAGTACCCGGAGATCGTGGACGTGGCCATGCCCGCCGAAGGCATCTTCCACAACCTGATGATCGTGGCCATCCGCAAATCCTACCCGGGGCACGCGCGCAAGATCATGAACGCCATCTGGTCGCTGGGCCAAGCGATGTTCACCAAGGTGATTGTGGTGGTGGACCACGACGTGAACGTGCACGACGCCCGGGAGGTCACCTGGAAAGCCCTGTGCGCGCTGGATCCCGAGCGCGATGTGCAGTTTGTGCTGGGTCCCGTGGATACGCTGGACCACGCGGCGCGGATGCAGGACTACGGCTCGAAGATGGGCATTGATGCCACGCGCAAGTGGGCGGCGGAAGGATTCGCGCGGCCGTGGCCGGACGAAATCCGCATGGACGAAGCGACGAAGGCGCGGATCCGGGCACTTTGGATGTCGTTTGGTTTCAAAGGATAA
- a CDS encoding type 4a pilus biogenesis protein PilO: MPNPFRDMSVFMQVLVAVAIAVVLVVLGLYLPFSPVQGTRDAVDKAVQEKTRLNQEVQQLQVYRQRYGELRQQMDALSKQLETLKTIVPEEKEVDEFIRLMQGAAGASNVQVRRLTTLPLVAKEYHYEAPFDIQVDGPYFNILDFFSRLSHLSRIINVSDLNFHETESGGTQKYPLRPGTTVTGTFTATTFFTKPAETAASAQTGKAAAKPAGRP, encoded by the coding sequence ATGCCGAATCCGTTCCGAGACATGTCGGTCTTCATGCAGGTTCTGGTGGCAGTGGCCATCGCGGTAGTGCTGGTGGTACTGGGGTTGTATCTCCCGTTCTCGCCGGTGCAGGGGACGCGGGACGCGGTGGACAAGGCGGTCCAGGAGAAGACGCGGCTCAATCAGGAAGTGCAGCAGTTGCAGGTGTACCGGCAGAGGTACGGGGAATTGCGGCAGCAGATGGATGCGCTCTCCAAGCAGCTGGAGACGCTGAAGACGATCGTTCCGGAAGAGAAGGAAGTGGATGAGTTTATCCGCCTGATGCAAGGCGCAGCGGGGGCTTCGAACGTGCAGGTGCGCCGGTTGACGACGCTGCCGCTGGTGGCCAAGGAGTATCACTACGAGGCGCCGTTCGATATTCAGGTGGACGGCCCGTATTTCAATATCCTGGACTTTTTCAGCCGGCTTAGCCATCTGTCGCGGATCATCAACGTCAGTGATCTGAACTTTCATGAAACGGAAAGCGGCGGGACTCAAAAGTATCCGCTGCGGCCGGGCACGACGGTCACGGGAACCTTTACAGCGACAACGTTTTTTACGAAACCGGCGGAAACGGCTGCCTCTGCGCAGACAGGCAAGGCAGCGGCTAAGCCGGCAGGGAGACCCTAA
- a CDS encoding helix-turn-helix domain-containing protein has protein sequence MNVRQASQYLGISPDTLYRYITEGEIPAFKLGNRWKLRKTILDRWMERKMSQVHARRH, from the coding sequence ATGAACGTCCGGCAGGCGTCGCAGTATCTGGGGATCTCACCGGATACTCTGTACCGTTACATCACCGAGGGCGAAATCCCCGCGTTCAAGCTTGGAAATCGTTGGAAACTCAGGAAGACGATCCTGGACCGCTGGATGGAACGCAAGATGAGCCAGGTACACGCCCGGCGCCATTAG
- the mnmA gene encoding tRNA 2-thiouridine(34) synthase MnmA, whose product MKTFTQNGDATGRAAGARGMVALAMSGGVDSSTVAALLCGQGRAVVGLTMQLWNQRRLPELQGPEVAGPAAGRCCSLDDVYDAKRVAQHLGFPHYVVNFEEQFEERVVRPFVADYLAGRTPIACARCNTDVKFAPLLRMARQVGAERLATGHYVRVRENRKTGRFELLRAKDESKDQSYFLFGLTQEQLCRSEFPLGELTKEEVRELARCAALPVAEKAESMELCFVPNGNYAQFIEAYSRERGAPLAAEEGEIRTQGGEVLGRHSGLHQFTVGQRKGLGIATGEALYVIALDTAANRVIVGEDAALRETVCAVEGVNWIAGAAPEQPLRAEVKIRHKHEAAPATVEPLGAAGARVTFDAPQRAITPGQAAVFYAGEVVLGGGWIARQD is encoded by the coding sequence ATGAAGACGTTCACACAAAACGGAGATGCGACCGGGCGGGCCGCAGGGGCGCGCGGCATGGTCGCGCTGGCCATGAGCGGGGGTGTGGACAGCTCGACGGTGGCGGCCCTGCTGTGCGGGCAGGGGCGGGCGGTGGTGGGGCTGACAATGCAGCTGTGGAACCAGCGGCGGCTGCCGGAACTGCAAGGCCCCGAAGTAGCAGGACCGGCGGCGGGGCGCTGCTGCTCGCTGGACGACGTGTATGACGCGAAGCGCGTGGCGCAGCATCTGGGGTTTCCGCACTACGTGGTGAATTTCGAGGAGCAGTTCGAGGAGCGCGTGGTGCGGCCGTTCGTGGCGGACTATCTCGCGGGGCGCACGCCGATCGCCTGCGCCAGGTGCAACACCGACGTGAAGTTCGCGCCGCTGCTGCGCATGGCGCGGCAGGTGGGTGCGGAGCGCCTGGCCACCGGGCACTACGTGCGGGTGCGGGAGAATCGCAAGACGGGGCGGTTCGAGCTGCTGCGCGCGAAGGATGAAAGCAAGGACCAGTCGTATTTTCTCTTTGGATTGACGCAGGAGCAGCTCTGCCGCAGCGAGTTCCCTCTCGGCGAGCTGACGAAGGAAGAGGTGCGCGAGCTGGCGCGGTGCGCGGCGCTGCCCGTGGCCGAAAAGGCGGAGAGCATGGAGCTGTGCTTCGTGCCCAACGGGAATTACGCGCAGTTCATCGAGGCGTATTCACGGGAGCGCGGCGCTCCGCTGGCCGCCGAAGAAGGCGAGATACGCACGCAGGGCGGCGAAGTTCTGGGACGGCACAGCGGGCTGCATCAGTTCACGGTGGGACAGCGCAAGGGGCTGGGCATCGCCACGGGCGAGGCGTTATACGTGATTGCGCTGGACACCGCAGCCAACCGGGTGATCGTGGGCGAGGACGCGGCGCTGCGCGAGACGGTGTGCGCCGTAGAGGGCGTGAACTGGATTGCCGGCGCAGCGCCGGAGCAGCCGCTGCGCGCGGAAGTGAAGATCCGCCACAAGCACGAAGCCGCGCCGGCGACCGTGGAGCCGCTGGGGGCGGCCGGCGCGCGGGTCACCTTCGATGCGCCGCAGCGGGCGATCACCCCGGGGCAGGCGGCGGTTTTCTACGCGGGCGAAGTAGTGCTGGGCGGCGGGTGGATCGCGCGGCAGGACTAG
- a CDS encoding pilus assembly protein PilM, with protein MLFGIGKGSKQLVGLDIGSNSIKAVELKSTKAGYELVSFGIEALAQDTVVDGAIMDAPQVANAISKIFEAQKIKTKSVATSVSGHSVIVKRVPLPLMSEEELYDRIPAEASQHIPFDIADVNLSYQLLETMDSQMDVLLVAVKKDKILNHTNVLAQAGKAPVVVDIDAFALQNCFEVNYDPEPGQTVALLNIGASVMNINIVRGGIPLFTRDVSVGGNQYTDALQKELDLSFEDAERLKKGEQIASVSDEQKQQILRSVSDILTLEIQKTFDFFRATASGENIQRIYVAGGTARVPGLVDLLREEFAMPVEELNPFRKVLVNPAKHADEQIRELSPRLAIAVGLALRSFD; from the coding sequence ATGTTGTTCGGCATCGGAAAAGGGAGCAAGCAGCTGGTGGGACTGGACATCGGGTCCAATTCCATCAAAGCCGTGGAATTGAAATCCACGAAAGCCGGCTATGAGCTGGTGAGTTTCGGCATCGAGGCCCTGGCGCAGGATACGGTGGTGGACGGGGCGATCATGGACGCCCCGCAGGTAGCCAATGCCATCAGCAAGATTTTTGAAGCCCAGAAGATCAAGACCAAGAGCGTGGCCACGTCAGTGTCGGGGCACTCGGTGATCGTGAAGAGGGTGCCGCTGCCGCTGATGAGCGAAGAAGAGCTGTACGACCGGATCCCGGCGGAAGCCAGCCAGCACATCCCCTTCGACATTGCGGACGTGAACCTGAGTTACCAGCTGCTGGAAACGATGGATTCGCAGATGGACGTGCTGCTGGTGGCGGTGAAAAAAGACAAGATTCTGAATCACACGAACGTGCTGGCGCAGGCGGGCAAAGCGCCGGTGGTGGTGGACATTGACGCGTTCGCGCTGCAGAACTGCTTTGAAGTGAACTACGACCCGGAGCCCGGGCAGACGGTAGCGCTGCTGAACATCGGGGCCAGCGTGATGAACATCAACATCGTGCGCGGGGGCATCCCGCTGTTCACGCGCGACGTTTCCGTGGGCGGGAACCAGTACACCGACGCGCTGCAGAAAGAACTGGACCTGAGCTTCGAGGATGCCGAACGGCTGAAGAAAGGCGAGCAGATCGCCAGCGTTTCGGACGAACAAAAACAGCAGATTCTGCGCAGCGTTTCGGACATCCTGACGCTGGAAATCCAGAAAACCTTCGACTTTTTCCGGGCCACGGCCAGCGGGGAAAATATCCAGCGCATCTATGTGGCGGGCGGAACGGCGCGCGTGCCGGGTCTGGTGGACCTGCTGCGGGAAGAGTTCGCCATGCCGGTCGAGGAACTGAATCCCTTCCGCAAGGTGCTGGTGAATCCGGCCAAACACGCGGATGAACAAATTCGGGAGCTGTCCCCGCGGCTGGCGATAGCCGTGGGACTCGCGCTGAGGAGCTTTGACTAG
- a CDS encoding PilN domain-containing protein gives MIRINLLGQARPKAARKAVPLGAALPTALIGAGVVFGLLVLSFYYMTLQKDLKQEQERIKQLQAQKTELEQVKQQVESFERQKQILQQRVSIIEQLQRDRTGGQDLLDMIANTVSRTENLWLTSMTRKGNTLAIEGAAASISSVANFITQMKRSGYFQKIEIKESHQDERNVTVQTFTFQISAEIAPPQQGQAAKPASAGAQPMGKPAAPAKKG, from the coding sequence ATGATTCGCATAAATCTTCTCGGTCAAGCCCGTCCCAAGGCCGCGCGGAAGGCGGTGCCGCTGGGCGCCGCGCTACCGACGGCGCTGATCGGCGCCGGCGTGGTGTTCGGACTTCTGGTATTGAGCTTCTACTACATGACGCTGCAGAAGGACCTGAAGCAGGAACAGGAACGCATCAAGCAGTTGCAGGCGCAGAAGACGGAACTGGAGCAGGTCAAGCAGCAAGTGGAATCGTTCGAGAGACAGAAGCAGATCCTGCAGCAGCGGGTGTCGATTATCGAGCAATTGCAGCGGGACCGCACGGGCGGTCAGGATTTGCTGGACATGATCGCGAATACGGTGTCGCGCACGGAAAATCTGTGGCTGACTTCGATGACGCGGAAGGGGAACACGCTGGCGATCGAGGGCGCGGCGGCATCGATCAGTTCGGTGGCGAACTTCATCACGCAGATGAAGCGCTCGGGGTACTTCCAGAAGATCGAGATCAAGGAATCGCACCAGGACGAAAGGAATGTGACCGTGCAGACGTTCACCTTCCAGATTTCGGCGGAAATCGCGCCGCCGCAGCAGGGGCAGGCGGCCAAGCCGGCCAGCGCCGGGGCGCAGCCGATGGGGAAACCCGCGGCTCCGGCTAAGAAAGGGTAG
- a CDS encoding YtxH domain-containing protein, with amino-acid sequence MADNVGSKVSYFLVGLGVGALVGVLFAPKSGEETREYLAKRADDGRDYAQRKARELRERADDLLERGKEVASRQKDSLSAAVEAGREAYQREKSKS; translated from the coding sequence ATGGCAGACAACGTAGGCTCCAAAGTCAGTTATTTTCTCGTCGGGCTTGGCGTCGGCGCTCTCGTCGGCGTTCTGTTTGCCCCCAAGTCGGGTGAAGAAACCCGCGAATATCTCGCCAAGCGCGCCGATGATGGCCGCGACTACGCGCAGCGCAAGGCCCGCGAATTGCGCGAGCGCGCCGACGATCTCCTTGAGCGCGGCAAGGAAGTGGCGTCCCGGCAGAAGGATTCGCTGAGCGCGGCGGTGGAAGCCGGGCGCGAGGCTTACCAGCGCGAAAAGTCCAAGTCGTAG